TATATTTTTTGCCACTACCGCATTTACATAAATCATTGCGTCCCATTTGGTCACCTTTTACAACCGGTTTTTTCTTCGCTTCTTCGCCATCGCTAGATGGATGAACAGCTTCACCTTGAGCAACTTCTTGACGCTCTAAGTTTTGTTCAATTTCAGCTTTCATAATGTAACGAGAAATTTCCTCTTCGATAGAAGCAATCATTGACTCGAACATTGCGAATCCTTCCATTTGATACTCACGAAGTGGATCAATTTGACCGTAAGCACGTAAATGAATACCTTCACGAAGATGATCCATCGCATCAATATGCTCTGTCCATTTCGTATCTACAACACGGAATACAACAACTTTTTCGAACTCACGCATTTGCTCTTCTGGCAGAAGCTTTTCTTTGTCGTTGTAACGCTCTATTAGCTTCGCGATAATTGGCTCGCTCATTTCCTCTGGAGCAAGGCGACGTAATTCTTCTTCTTTTACATCTCCTTCTTGCAGAAGGTTTGTATTTAAATAGTCAACAAGACCTTTAATGTTCCAATCTTCTTCAATTTCCTCTTGTGTATGAAGCGCAACAGCACGTTCTACCGTAGATTTCATCATACCTTCAATAATACTGCGTAAGTTCTCAGAATCCATTACTTCTTGACGCTGTTTGTAAATAACTTCACGTTGCTGACGAAGTACATCATCGTACTGCAGTAACTGTTTACGTGCATCATAGTTATTTCCTTCTACACGTTTTTGTGCAGATTCTACCGCACGAGAAACCATTTTACTTTCGATCGGCTGTGAATCATCCATACCAAGACGATCCATCATCGCTTTCATATTATCAGAACCGAAGCGGCGCATTAGTTCATCTTCCATAGACAAGTAGAACTGCGTTACACCAGGGTCCCCTTGACGACCAGCACGACCACGTAACTGATTATCAATACGACGGCTTTCATGACGCTCTGTACCGATAACTGCTAGACCAACGTTTTTAATATCGTCTCCAAGCTTAATATCCGTACCACGACCAGCCATATTCGTCGCAATCGTTACAGCACCTTTCATACCAGCTTCTGCAATGATATCTGCTTCACGCGCATGGTTTTTCGCGTTTAAAATGTTATGGCGTACACCTTTACGTGTTAACATTTTTGAAATAAGCTCTGACGTTTCAATTGCAACTGTACCAACAAGAATAGGTTGCCCTTGTTTATGACGATTTACAATATCCTCAACAACTGCATTGAATTTGCCTTCCATTGATTTGAAGATTAAATCAGCACGGTCATCACGAATAATATCTTTGTTCGTTGGAATTACGATAACATTCATATTGTAAATACTACGGAATTCTTCTTCTTCCGTTTTCGCTGTACCAGTCATACCAGATAACTTTTCATACATACGGAAATAGTTCTGGAACGTAATTGTCGCGAGTGTCATACTTTCATTTTGAATTTCTACGCCTTCTTTTGCTTCAATAGCTTGGTGCAAACCTTCGCTATAGCGACGACCTTTCATAAGACGACCAGTGAATTGGTCTACAATTACGATTTCGCCTTCTTGTACAACATAATCTGTATCAAGGTGCATAACAACGTGTGCACGAAGCGCCTGATTAATATGGTGAAGAAGTGCTACATGTTTTAAATCGAATAAGTTATCGATATGGAAAGCTTTCTCAGCTTTCGTAATACCATCTTCTGTTAACATTACATTTTTCGTTTTCACATCAAATGAATATTCTTTTTCATTTTCTAATGTACGAACGAATGCATTTGCAAACATATATAGCTCTGCTGATTTTTGAGCTTGTCCAGAAATAATAAGCGGCGTACGTGCTTCATCGACTAGAATAGAATCGACTTCATCGATAATAGCAAAATGAAGTGGACGCTGAACGCACTGCTCTCTATATAACACCATGTTGTCACGTAAGTAATCGAATCCAAGCTCGTTATTTGTGCTATACGTAATATCAGCAGCATAAGCAGCTTGTTTCTCTTCGCGCGACATACTGTTTAAGTTAATTCCTACCGTTAAGCCAAGGAACTCATGAAGTTGTCCCATTTCGCTCGCATCACGTTGCGCTAAGTATTCATTGACTGTAACAACGTGAACGCCTTTTCCTGTTAAAGCATTTAAATATACAGGTAAAGTAGACGTTAACGTTTTACCTTCACCAGTTTTCATCTCAGAGATATTCCCTTCATGTAAGGCAATACCACCCATTAACTGCACACCATATGGACGCATTCCAAGAACACGAGTTGCTGCTTCACGAACAACTGCAAAAGCTTCAGGAAGTAGATCGTCTACTGTCTCACCTTTTGTTAAACGTTCTTTAAATTCAAGCGTCTTTCCTTTTAATTGCTCATCAGTTAGTGGCTTAATAGATGATTCTAATGCATCAATTTGCTCAACTGTCTTCTGCATACGTTTAATTTGGCGTTGGTTAACATCGAACACCTTTTTTAAAATACCGATCATAGGGAATACGCTCCTCTTTTTATTAAAATAAAACTTCCGATTGCTTTTTTCTTTCTCTCTTTACAATCAGTCGTTATAAAAATCAAATATATGTTATGCCAATTTTTCTCCTAATTAAAAAAACTAAAATGTATAAACCTAATGATAATTGTAACACTTGTCTTATAACTATGACAACAATCGTCCAAATGTCTAGCCCTATATTCAGAAAAAGTTTGTATTTTATTTGTTCCAAAAAACTAATTTCTCTTCGCTACAAATTTTGTATTAAATCTAAGTAGTATTCTTTTAAGTTCTCTTTTAAAGAAGATGGCTCAATTATTTTTATAGTTTTACCAAAACTAGCTAGATACGAGATGATAAAGTTGATTTCAGCAGGCTCATAAGTTCCTATTAAATATGTCCCTTCATGTTCCTCCCATAATTTCATCGAAGGATATTGTTGTTGCTTAAATATCTCTATCCCCCTCGCAGTAATTGAGCATTTAAATTGAATAGCTTGTTCGGTTGCTTTCCAAAGACTATGTGCGTTATGTATATTTATATTTTCCAAATCCAGACTATCCTGAGCATCTACCATTTCTGACGACCTAATACGATCACAGCGAAACACTCGATAAGCCGATTTATCTAAATCGTAAGCCTGACAATACCAATAACCTTTTATTGCATAAATCGAAATCGGCTGAATACGGCGCATTGTCGTTTGTTTCGGCGTTACATAGTTTATAGTTAAAGCCCTATTTTGAACAGCAGCTAACAAAATCTCCTCTAGATGACCACATTCATGTGCTTGTTCCGAATGAAAAAAGGAAACTCTTTTTTGCAAGTTTTCAATTTGCTCACGCTGTTTTGATGAAACACTATCTAAAAACTTCTTATTGATGGAACGAAACGAGACTTGAAAGGGAATACTTACAAAACTACTTAGTGCTTGCATTGCAAAATAAAGCGCAAAAACTTCATGATTTGTAAATGAAATCGGTGGTAATGTCATCGTTTTTATTAAACGATACCCTCCATACCGACCATACTCCGCAAAAAGAGGCGCACCCATTTCCTCCAAAGATGCAATATCACGTAAAGCTGTCCTTTTTGAAATTTGAAATTCATCCATTAAATCTTTCAATGTGAATGTTTGTTTTTGATTAATAAAGCGTAGCATCTGATTTAAACGTTCAACTTTTTTCATAAACTCTCCCTATAGGTGCCAACTCGTGGCACCTTATATTTGTATAGTAATAAGTGTAAACATATATGAAGGAGGCAATACAATGAACTTTGAAGTAATCACTTTTTTATCATTAAATGGGCAAGGTGCTAAAGCAATCGCATTTTACGAACAGTATTTAGGTGCAAAAGTTTTATTTAAAAAGAATTATAAAGAAATGAAAGAAATAGATCCGAATTTCATATATAAAGAAAGCCAAGAACATTATATTACTCATTCCGTTTTACAAATTGGTACTAATAAAATTATGATTGCAGAACAGGCAGTGGATTCCACACGCCCTTGGCAATTAAGTAATAGCTCATCATTATGCATTCAATCTAAAGATTTCCAAACCATTGAAACACTCTATCACAATCTAATTCAACATGATGAGGTTTATATTTTAACACCTTTTGAAAAAAACTCCTTCAGCCCGGGTTATGCCATTGTGCGAGATCCTTTTGGAATAGTAATACAATTAACCGTGACAAAACATGACTTCTAAATTTCATTATGAATTAGCCATTAAAATTCATATCGACATTACAAGATAAGGAAGTAAAAAAACATCTAAAAAAAGCGTAGCCATTTTGGCTACGCTTTTGAATGATTATTTTGTTTCGATTAAACCATATTTCCCATCTTTACGACCATATACAACATTAGTTTCATTTGTATCAGCATTTGTGAAGACGAAGAAATTATGTCCTAGCATATCCATTTGTAAGATCGCTTCTTCAACGTCCATCGGTTTTAAATCGAATCGTTTTGTACGTACAAGTTCTAATTCATCCTCTTCTACCGCATCCAGAACAGCTACTGCTTCTGGAAGGATAAAGTTAGTTTTCACAGAACCTTTTTCACGTAATTTACGGTTTACTTTTGTTTTATGTTTACGAATTTGTCGCTCAAGTTTATCAACTACTAAATCAATCGCAGCGTACATATCGCTATTTGTTTCTTCTGCACGAAGTAATAAATCTGTAAATGGAATTGTTACCTCGATACGTTGCTTGTCAGAGTATACTTTTAAATTAACTTTAATCTCTGGGAATGTATCAAAATAACGCTCTAATTTACTTAGTTTTTTCTCTACATATTCCTTTAATGCTGGAGTTACTTCAATATTTTCACCACGAATGTTGAATTTCATAGATGAATTCCTCCTTTCAAGCCTATGTACTATAATTTCGACATTGGCTTAAAAACTCCTTCTAATTTTTTAAAAAATTAGTGGAATTGCGATTTTTTTATCGTTTTTTGTTGAAATGAAAAGATGCATCGTTTCTATCTTTATTTTATCCTATTAACATCGTGAATAACGAGTGTAACTGTGGACAATTGGTTACAGAAAAGAAACAACTTTTTGACAACTTCCCCAAAACAAACAAGCCCTTGTTACGAGCAAGAGCTTTCACCATCTATATAATGCTGCTAAAAATACAGCTCTATCTTTTCCAAAAACTTAATTTTTACAGTTTCACAACATTAGCTGCTTGTGGTCCACGTGCTCCATCAACAATATCAAACTCCACTTGTTGACCTTCTTCTAACGACTTATACCCATCTTGTTGAATAGCAGAAAAATGAACAAACACATCGTCACCATCTTCACGCTCAATAAACCCAAATCCCTTTTCTGCATTGAACCATTTTACTCGTCCTTGCATATTCATTCCATTCCCTTCACTCTTAAAATCAGGGCATTCGCCCCATATTCTGACTATAACGAATGACAAGACTGTAAGTCAAAGAAGACCTGTCGTCTTTTTATTACTCCTTTCGACATTCACATATTACCCTCTACAAAGCGTCAAACAAGAAACTTCTTTCGCTCCTCGATCATACAAAAGGCTTCCAATTTGCCTAACAGTAATTCCTGTCGTATACACATCATCCACAATTAAAACATGTTGCTCATGAAACATCTCTTCTCCCTGAAAATAAAAAGGATTAACTCCCGATATCCTTTCTTTACGCTTCTTCTTACTTTGTTTTTCAGTTTCTATTCTTCTTAATGATGTACCAGATATTTTGACAGGCAAACAAGAGGCTAATAACTCAGCTTGATTAAAACCACGTTCGTATTCTCGCTCTTCACTAAGGGGAACCGGAATGACAACTGAAACATTCGCAAAATATTTTTGAAAAAGACTTCGAAAAGACTGATGGAAAATATGCACTAATTCAGCATCTCCTCGAAATTTAAACTGTGCTAATATTTCTTTCATCCTTTCATCATACACATGCAACGAACGATTTATGAGAGACGGAAACCTCTGCTCGTTCGTCCACCTTATGCAGTCCATGCAAATATCCACGTTTTTATATTCAGCTTGTACAAGTTCTAAAGGTCGACCACACTCCTTGCAAATCTCTCCTATAATATAGGAAAGATTTTGTTCACATCTATCACATATATACTTTTTTTGAAGCTTAACAAAAAAAGTGCACCAACTAATTGCGCACGAAATATATTCATCACAAAGTAGACAATGCATTAATCTATCAACCCTTGTTCTTTAGCATTTTTATTCATACTTTGAATATGTTTTTTCGCGCGCACCATCGCCTCTGTCTTTCCATAATGAAAATAGATGACATCTCCATGCGGTTCATCAGAACTTCTACCAGCACGCCCTGCAATTTGAACGAGAGCACTTTCTGAAAATATTTCTTCCTCAGCCCCTAAAACTGCCACTTGTAAATTTTTCACAGTTACTCCTCGTTCCAAAATCGTCGTTGTAATTAATAAAGGGATTTCTCCCTTTCTGAAAGCTGCTACCTTCTCTTTTCTCGCCAGATCTTCTGCATGCACACCATCAATTTGGTTGTTTAATGATTTTAATAACTGGCTAATTTCCTCTACATATCGTACATGAGGAACAAATAGAAAAATGGGATATTGTTTAGATAAGTACATATTTAACCATTGTAATAAAGCACGAGGAATTTTTTTACGCATAAGACCCTTTTTCCAATTTCCGCACCACCGAAATAGTGGAACTGGCAATGGATGACGATGATAACGTCCTGAAATAATAACCCCTTTTTGCTTACCATTCCGCAATTTACGCTTCCACTTTTCATCTGGAGTTGCAGTTAAATAAATACGTGCTGCCTCCTCTTTCATCGCTTTGTTTACTGCATAATGCAACATCTTATCCGCATGATACGGAAAGGCATCTATCTCATCTACAATCATGACATGGAATGCTCTATAATAACGTAACAATTGATGTGTAGTTGCAACGATTAACGCCGCACCCTTTTCTCGGTCCACACTCCCTCCGTATAAAGCTGCTACATTTATATTTGGAAACACTTCTTGTAATCTTGGTGCTAATTCAAGTACAACGTCCGTTCTCGGTGTTGCAATACAAACTCTCTCTCCCTTTTGTAGTGCCTCTGCAATTCCGCGAAACAACATTTCTGTTTTTCCAGCCCCGCACACCGCCCAAATAAAAAATGATTCTTTCTGCTTAACAGCGTCAACGACACTTTGCGCAGCTAACTCCTGACCATCAGACAAAACGCCTTCCCACTGTAACGGATTCAAATAATTTTCTCCGCTTATTTCAGCAATACCGCGAACAAGTACAGTACATTCACTTACCCTGCCCATCGTTATGCACTTACGACAATACGCACATACTTTACTGCACCTTTTACATACAAATGATGCAAATAGTCGTTGCTCTATATTTCCGCAACGCTGGCACGTATATTTTGAAAATTTCTTAATTACACCTTGCACACAAACGACTTCTCGGTTCCTTTTCAAATGATCCAATTTATTCTGCAAATCTGAAGAAAGTTCTTCTAACAATAACTGTCTACCAGCTAACATCATCAATAACCACCTCCAGCACTACTATAAATCCTTCTCTTTATCTCGTAAAAACTCAAAAAAGCCGATAACCTACTTATAAAATAGTAAGCTATCGACTTTATACACGTTTTTTATTCAATTATAAATCCTAGAATCTACCGTATCCTAAGAAATGTTTTTGGTTGTACGAACTGTTAATATCACCGTACGCGATCCCTTTATCACTCGCATGAATCATTTGTCCATTCCCAACATAAATACCGATGTGAGATGGACCTGCTTTATAAGTACCTTGGAAGAATACTAAATCTCCAGGTTGTGGGCTACTTACTTTAGAAACTGAGTTCCAGTAACCTGCAACGTCTTGACGTCCTACACCAAAGATGTAAGAAATGAATCCACTACAGTCAAAACCACCGTTTGATGGAGATGCACTTGCCCAAACATAAGGCATACCTAAGTATTGTTGTGCTTTACCAATTACGCCAGGAACCGGAGTTGGAGTTGGACCTGGTGCTGGCTCTGGTTTTTTGTTTTCTGGTTTAGGTGTCTCTTTTTTAGGCTCTTCTTTTTTAGGTTCTTCTTTTTGAGCTTGTCCACCATTGTTTGCCGGTGCAGCTTGCTCTGCAGGTGCTTGTGCTGGCTGAGCTTGTGCCTCTTTAGCAGCTTGTTCTGCTTGTTTTTGAGCAGCAGCTTCTTGTGCCGCTTTTGCTTGCGCTTCTTCTTCCGCAATACGTTGTAATTGCAGTGCTTGTTTCTCAAGATCTTTCAATTGACTTTCCGTGCTTGTCATCGTAGTTACAACTGTATCCATTTTACCGCTTAAATCGTTTACCGCTGTTTCTTTTTTCTCTTTTTCAGCGTCAAGTTCTTTCTTAGCAGTTTCAATTTGAGCTTGTGCTTCTTTTAATTCTTTTTGTTTTTCTTTTACTGTCTCAACATCTTTTTTCACGTTCGTTTGATCTTCTTGTTGAGTTTTCATGATATCTTCGTCAGACTCAAGAATTTTAGACATAGAATTGAAACGATCCACTAAATCTGCAATGTTTTTAGAGTTTACAAGAACTTCTGTTACAACGTTCGTATTCGGTTGTTCTTGTAGTGCAACTAAACGTTTTCTTAATAACTCTTCACGTTTTGCAATCTTTGTTTGTAATTCTGCAATATCTCTATTTTTCTTTTCAATTAATTGCTCAGTGTCAGAAACTTTTTTCGTTGTTTCATCAAGTTTTGTAGCGTTCTCTTGAACAGACTTATCTAAACCTTGAATTGTTTTGTTTAAATCATTCATTTGTTTTTGTAGTTCATCACGTTCTTGTTGTTGTTTATGTAAAGTATCATTTTGTGTGTTAATTTGTGATTTCACGTCAGAAATTTTATCTTCCGCAAATACATTTGGTGTTAGCCCTGAAAACATTAACCCTGCAACTAATGCGCAAGATGCCATTTTTAGCTTTTTCATTTTATTTTTTACACCGCTTTCTTTTGTCATTTTCCGTATATAACCTATTAAAATTTATACCATAATTCGGGAGTTTTTTTGCTAATGTTACGGTTTTGTAAAATAAATGTAATATTACATTTATCTCTATAGCAAAGTATATCTAAATTTGTATATATATGTAGAATTTCAAGAGCCTTACGCCGTTTTTTATAGAATTGAAAAAAACGTAAGGGATTCCCTTACGTTTTGAAAATACTCCAATATGAATGAGATAGAAACGTTACTTCATCCATTTCTCAGCCCAATTTTGGACCTCATCCATAACACTTTCCAACGCTTTCCCTTTATCAGTTAAACCGTACTCGATTCTAACTGGTACTTCTGGGTAAACATTACGAACTACAATACCTTCACCTTCTAATTCCTTTAAACGTTCTGACAACATACGATCGCTCATATTCGGTATAATATCTGCGATTTCTCTGAAACGTTTTGGCTCTTCAAGCAAAGATTTAATAATTAAGCCAGTCCATTTCTTACTAAGCATTGTAAAAGCTGACTCAAACTTTGGACATAAACAAGAATTATGCTCCATATGTTTCACCTCTCTTCTATTATAAGATAGTTTCTTGTAAAAAGTAAGTAATAAAACTTTCCTCATTATTTAATTTTACGTACATTTTACCATTTCCAAATATTAACTTGTCAAATCTTCGTAAAATACCCGTAAAAAAACCCTCTTTAACAAGAGAGCTTTTACATCTTTATCACTTCGTATACCAGCCTAAACCAAGCGCACCTTCACCTAAATGCGTCCCAATTACAGCTCCGAAATAACTCGTACGAATTGTAACATGAGGGTATATCTCTTCTAATTCTTGTTTCCATTCATTAGCTTCCTCTTCACGATTCGCATGAATAATAACAGCCTCCATAGGCACACCTTTACTTGCCTGCTCGTCAAAGATTTCAACGATACGCTTTAACGCTTTTTTACGCGTACGAATTTTTTCGAATGGAATAATTATTTTATCTCTAAAGTATAATACTGGTTTTACTTGTAACAAACTGCCGATGAAAGCTTGCGCGCTATTTAATCTTCCACCGCGTTGTAAATGATGTAAATCATCTACTACAAAATAAGCATCCATCGTTTTTTTCATTTCATCAAAGCGAGCGATAATCTCTTCTGGAGCTTTCCCTTCACCTGCTAATTTCGCACCTTCACGCACGTAAAATCCTTGTACTTCACAACTAATTTCAGAGTCGTACGTATATACATCGATACCATCTACCATCTGTCCAGCTGTCGTTGCCGTTTGGTATGTACCACTAATTCCACTGGAAAGGTGAATGCTAATAACTGCATCATATTCTTTAGATAACTCTTCATATAACTCTAAAAATTTTCCAATTGCTGGTTGCGAAGTTTTCGGAAGTTCTTCTTGTTCACGTACTTTTACGTAAAAATCATTTGCTGAAATTTCAGCCTCTTCTTGACAAGATTCCGTTCCAAACACAACGTTTAATGGAATCATATATATATTGAGTTCATCACGAATATGCTTCGGTATATATGCTGTACTATCAGTAACAATAGCTGTTTTCATTTTCGTACCTGCCTTATAAAAAATTTTTATCCCCTAATTTTACACGAAAACTAGAAAAGGTGCA
This genomic interval from Bacillus cereus contains the following:
- the secA gene encoding preprotein translocase subunit SecA, which gives rise to MIGILKKVFDVNQRQIKRMQKTVEQIDALESSIKPLTDEQLKGKTLEFKERLTKGETVDDLLPEAFAVVREAATRVLGMRPYGVQLMGGIALHEGNISEMKTGEGKTLTSTLPVYLNALTGKGVHVVTVNEYLAQRDASEMGQLHEFLGLTVGINLNSMSREEKQAAYAADITYSTNNELGFDYLRDNMVLYREQCVQRPLHFAIIDEVDSILVDEARTPLIISGQAQKSAELYMFANAFVRTLENEKEYSFDVKTKNVMLTEDGITKAEKAFHIDNLFDLKHVALLHHINQALRAHVVMHLDTDYVVQEGEIVIVDQFTGRLMKGRRYSEGLHQAIEAKEGVEIQNESMTLATITFQNYFRMYEKLSGMTGTAKTEEEEFRSIYNMNVIVIPTNKDIIRDDRADLIFKSMEGKFNAVVEDIVNRHKQGQPILVGTVAIETSELISKMLTRKGVRHNILNAKNHAREADIIAEAGMKGAVTIATNMAGRGTDIKLGDDIKNVGLAVIGTERHESRRIDNQLRGRAGRQGDPGVTQFYLSMEDELMRRFGSDNMKAMMDRLGMDDSQPIESKMVSRAVESAQKRVEGNNYDARKQLLQYDDVLRQQREVIYKQRQEVMDSENLRSIIEGMMKSTVERAVALHTQEEIEEDWNIKGLVDYLNTNLLQEGDVKEEELRRLAPEEMSEPIIAKLIERYNDKEKLLPEEQMREFEKVVVFRVVDTKWTEHIDAMDHLREGIHLRAYGQIDPLREYQMEGFAMFESMIASIEEEISRYIMKAEIEQNLERQEVAQGEAVHPSSDGEEAKKKPVVKGDQMGRNDLCKCGSGKKYKNCCGIGQ
- a CDS encoding helix-turn-helix transcriptional regulator; the protein is MKKVERLNQMLRFINQKQTFTLKDLMDEFQISKRTALRDIASLEEMGAPLFAEYGRYGGYRLIKTMTLPPISFTNHEVFALYFAMQALSSFVSIPFQVSFRSINKKFLDSVSSKQREQIENLQKRVSFFHSEQAHECGHLEEILLAAVQNRALTINYVTPKQTTMRRIQPISIYAIKGYWYCQAYDLDKSAYRVFRCDRIRSSEMVDAQDSLDLENINIHNAHSLWKATEQAIQFKCSITARGIEIFKQQQYPSMKLWEEHEGTYLIGTYEPAEINFIISYLASFGKTIKIIEPSSLKENLKEYYLDLIQNL
- a CDS encoding VOC family protein; amino-acid sequence: MNFEVITFLSLNGQGAKAIAFYEQYLGAKVLFKKNYKEMKEIDPNFIYKESQEHYITHSVLQIGTNKIMIAEQAVDSTRPWQLSNSSSLCIQSKDFQTIETLYHNLIQHDEVYILTPFEKNSFSPGYAIVRDPFGIVIQLTVTKHDF
- the hpf gene encoding ribosome hibernation-promoting factor, HPF/YfiA family, with protein sequence MKFNIRGENIEVTPALKEYVEKKLSKLERYFDTFPEIKVNLKVYSDKQRIEVTIPFTDLLLRAEETNSDMYAAIDLVVDKLERQIRKHKTKVNRKLREKGSVKTNFILPEAVAVLDAVEEDELELVRTKRFDLKPMDVEEAILQMDMLGHNFFVFTNADTNETNVVYGRKDGKYGLIETK
- the cspC gene encoding cold shock protein CspC — its product is MQGRVKWFNAEKGFGFIEREDGDDVFVHFSAIQQDGYKSLEEGQQVEFDIVDGARGPQAANVVKL
- a CDS encoding ComF family protein, which codes for MHCLLCDEYISCAISWCTFFVKLQKKYICDRCEQNLSYIIGEICKECGRPLELVQAEYKNVDICMDCIRWTNEQRFPSLINRSLHVYDERMKEILAQFKFRGDAELVHIFHQSFRSLFQKYFANVSVVIPVPLSEEREYERGFNQAELLASCLPVKISGTSLRRIETEKQSKKKRKERISGVNPFYFQGEEMFHEQHVLIVDDVYTTGITVRQIGSLLYDRGAKEVSCLTLCRG
- the comFA gene encoding ATP-dependent helicase ComFA; this encodes MLAGRQLLLEELSSDLQNKLDHLKRNREVVCVQGVIKKFSKYTCQRCGNIEQRLFASFVCKRCSKVCAYCRKCITMGRVSECTVLVRGIAEISGENYLNPLQWEGVLSDGQELAAQSVVDAVKQKESFFIWAVCGAGKTEMLFRGIAEALQKGERVCIATPRTDVVLELAPRLQEVFPNINVAALYGGSVDREKGAALIVATTHQLLRYYRAFHVMIVDEIDAFPYHADKMLHYAVNKAMKEEAARIYLTATPDEKWKRKLRNGKQKGVIISGRYHRHPLPVPLFRWCGNWKKGLMRKKIPRALLQWLNMYLSKQYPIFLFVPHVRYVEEISQLLKSLNNQIDGVHAEDLARKEKVAAFRKGEIPLLITTTILERGVTVKNLQVAVLGAEEEIFSESALVQIAGRAGRSSDEPHGDVIYFHYGKTEAMVRAKKHIQSMNKNAKEQGLID
- a CDS encoding NlpC/P60 family protein; its protein translation is MTKESGVKNKMKKLKMASCALVAGLMFSGLTPNVFAEDKISDVKSQINTQNDTLHKQQQERDELQKQMNDLNKTIQGLDKSVQENATKLDETTKKVSDTEQLIEKKNRDIAELQTKIAKREELLRKRLVALQEQPNTNVVTEVLVNSKNIADLVDRFNSMSKILESDEDIMKTQQEDQTNVKKDVETVKEKQKELKEAQAQIETAKKELDAEKEKKETAVNDLSGKMDTVVTTMTSTESQLKDLEKQALQLQRIAEEEAQAKAAQEAAAQKQAEQAAKEAQAQPAQAPAEQAAPANNGGQAQKEEPKKEEPKKETPKPENKKPEPAPGPTPTPVPGVIGKAQQYLGMPYVWASASPSNGGFDCSGFISYIFGVGRQDVAGYWNSVSKVSSPQPGDLVFFQGTYKAGPSHIGIYVGNGQMIHASDKGIAYGDINSSYNQKHFLGYGRF
- a CDS encoding winged helix-turn-helix transcriptional regulator → MEHNSCLCPKFESAFTMLSKKWTGLIIKSLLEEPKRFREIADIIPNMSDRMLSERLKELEGEGIVVRNVYPEVPVRIEYGLTDKGKALESVMDEVQNWAEKWMK
- a CDS encoding DegV family protein; this encodes MKTAIVTDSTAYIPKHIRDELNIYMIPLNVVFGTESCQEEAEISANDFYVKVREQEELPKTSQPAIGKFLELYEELSKEYDAVISIHLSSGISGTYQTATTAGQMVDGIDVYTYDSEISCEVQGFYVREGAKLAGEGKAPEEIIARFDEMKKTMDAYFVVDDLHHLQRGGRLNSAQAFIGSLLQVKPVLYFRDKIIIPFEKIRTRKKALKRIVEIFDEQASKGVPMEAVIIHANREEEANEWKQELEEIYPHVTIRTSYFGAVIGTHLGEGALGLGWYTK